Part of the Nicotiana sylvestris chromosome 2, ASM39365v2, whole genome shotgun sequence genome, ATAAACTGTCTATATCATACCCCTTGGAGTGCGGCCCTTCTCCAAACCCTACATGAATGCGGCTTTTTTTTGTTGTCATGTGACCCATTTATCATACTTCTTTTGTGAAAGGAATTAATATGGTGGTTTACCACCACTAAGTTTTGTCTATCCAATTAGTTGATGTTCATCAAGCTACAGAGCTATGACGTGTGCTATTTTGCTAATTTCCAGATGAGTCAAGCCAGCTATGAAGCCATTGTAGACAGTATACTGACaaaatttcatttcattttcttagGTTTGTGGTTGAATGACAGCTCTAATGGTGAAACAGTTAAAGGCGGATAGAGAGAGACATAATGGAAGCATTTTTGATAGATTCATTGCGCGGGTAGGGGTTTATATTTATATGCCTGTAAGGCACAAGAGGTCTAGATTTTACTGAAGCATTGTACCAATTGATTCTTCAAATCCTACTTGGTCTAATCATACACAATGATATAAACTGAATTTTAAAGATTAATTGTGGTTCATCTGTGATTACTCTATCCTTACCTAGATTTCTACTTTCATGAGAATTTGGACAGCATGGGTCTACACATTAAGCTTTTAGATGAGTTAATTGGGCAATGGGCCTAACCAAAATGGTCCGTCAATGGATATATGCTCAGCCCAACCCGGTCCAAATTTAGGCGGCTTGGGCATATACTGTCGTGGGCTGAATTTGACACTTctaattttgtaaaaatagtacgggctagccagttttcgaactagtcattcaaaaatagccagcatttgcaaagtcaatgaaaaatagccattattttgctgcaacacggaaagttccagcataatatactgaagatcggtgcacctgtgtatgaacttccagcatattatgctggaactccaacacgggGAAAGTTCCAGTATGATATACTAGatattggagcaccggtgctccaatctccagtatttTATGTTGGACCGATATATTctactagaactccagtataatatactggatactggagttctagtatattatactggagtattttttcggattttgaacactgttttcgttcagatttacctttacatgaaaagtggctaaatttcgattactttgaagctgtggctatttttgaatgaccacttgtaaatctagctatttttgaatttctccctctAATTTTGCTCAGGTTTCCTACATAGTCTAGCTTGTAAAAATAGAACGtactagccagttttcggactggcaATTGAAAAAATAgctagcgtttgcaaagtcattgaaaaatagccattattttgctggaacatgaaaagttccagcataatatactggagattggtgcacctgtgtatgaacttccagcataatatgttggaactccaacacgggaaaagttccagcataatatactggagataggagcacctgtttatgaacttccagcatattatgttggaccggtatattatattggaattccagtatattatgttggaattccagtatattatattggaacaaAGTTCGGTGACTTTCTTGAGCCCCAAATCCTCAATCTCCCTAAATATTTGTAAACCCGATTGTTCAGTACATACAACCTTATGTACTGCTTGACCCTTCTTGAACCACTTTTTGTTCCTTCGCCACGGATGACATGATGGTAAGAATTTTCTGTGATTGTCAAACCACGAGGTTTTTCCTCCATTGGATAGTGTAATAGCATCTGTGTCTGTCATGCAATAAGGACAAGCTAATTTTCCCGATGTACTCCGTCCCGACAACATTGGATACGCTGGAAAATCACTTATTGTCCACATCAATGCAACTTGCATTTTAAAATTATTCTTACTTGAAATATCATATGTTTGGGCCCCGTCCTCCCACAAATTTTTTAACTCTTCAATGAGGGGTTGTAAGAAGACATCAATTTTctgttttggattttttggacCAGGTATAATCACAGATAAGAACATGTATTCATCCTTCATGAACATCTAAGGTGGCAAATTATATGGCGTGACTATGACAGGCCAAGAATAGTATTGTTGGCCTGATTGACCAAATGGATTAAACCCATCAGTGGACAATCCCAATCTGACATTTCTCACTTCAGATGCAAAACTTGATGTGTTTGATCAAAATTCTTCCAAGCAGGAGAGTCTGAGTGATGACGCATGACACCATCTGTTTCATGCTCAAAATGCCACCTCATATGTTTTGCAATGACATTCGATGCATACAACCTTTGTAGACGCGGAGTTAAAGGAAAATAATACATCTTCTTATAAGAAATATTAGTTTTCTCCTTGGATTGTTGATATTTTGATCTCTTGAACCGAGGGTGGGCACAAAACTTGCAATTAACAAGTTCTCTATCTTCACGCCAATAAATCATACAACCATTTTTGCAACAGTCAATCTTCTCTACTGGTAAGCCCAACCCTCGCATTAGCTTTTTGGTACTATAAAAGCTATCTGGCATTATGTTATCACTTGGCATTAGTTCTGATATAAATTGACATAACTCATCGTACAACTTTTCAGGAAAACAATGTTTTGCCTTTAGATTCAAAAGTCGAGCAACGACAGACAACTGCGAATGTCCGTGTGGGTTTCCCGGCCAAATTTCCTGTTCTGCTGCTTTGAGCATATTATAAAGATTTTGTATGGATGGATTTGGTTCCTCTTCTATATTACCATCAAAAGAAGGCCCACCAACATCAAAAACCATAGACAGAAATGCATTATGAGATTGAGAGTTTATAGTTTCACCAAAAGTTTCTTCTTGATGATCATTAAGTACAGTTGGATGTGGCATATAACTTTCTCCATGGTGATACCAACGATAATAATTCAGTTTAAAGTCGTACGTCCCAAGATGTGTCATAATTGTAAACTCatccaaaatatttttatttcgaCACTTACGATGATTACAAGGACATCTTAGCTTTTCATCATCCATGCATTCTGGATGTCTTTTAGCAAATGCAACAAACTCCTCAACCCCTATAATAAATCTAGGATTTATGAATCCATCTTCCAATAATCTAGCATACATCCACTCACGATCAGAATTATTCATATTGTACACTTTAACATAAAGAATAAATATGTGTTAGAACTTACATGATGACAAACAAGATTATTTGTTGTAATTAAAGTTGTCTATTATCTAGCTATTTTTAAAAGGTAAATCTAATCTATTAGAACATATTTGTACTAAGGCAGACATGTCAAGTTTGCATTCTGCTATAGAATCCAACAAAAAATGGCACTAATTtaacaagattcaatgataacTAGAAAAGTCATAACTTTCCTACCTAGCTGTATCAACATTAATAAAAGTCCCAAGGAAAAAACATATGTAATGCCAAATATTGAAATAGAAATTACCATTCACTAGATAAATCAGAAAAATATCTAGAACTGTGTACTTCTTGGAACTATTAATTTCTTTTTTAATATTTCTGCTAGGGAGGTGCTTGACTCCTTGCCTATATGTTGAAGAAACTGATCCAAAAAAGAGAAtgaaacagaaaaatataaaTGACCATAGTTTAAGATATTTAGACaagataaataaaataattaatattgtTTAAGAGCACTTAGTTTACTTTATGAGATTCCAGCAATAAAAGGTTAAAAATCAATTTAGAGTCAGGAAGCAACATATATAGCAGGTATATAACcaaaaacaaccaaaaagaaGGTATAATAACACAAGTTATAGCAAATTGAAAATCACCACCACTCCTAAAGAATTTTTGAAACACTCAAATGCACTCAATATTAGGCTTATCCTACGCACCTGGCCCCTTTCGACAACTAAGAGTAATTTTGAGTTCCTAACCATTGCAATAGTAACTCTACCATGAATGTTATATCCTATGAAGAAGTTGATGAATTGTCTATGAACTACAATGATGAATTAGCTCAAATAGGGGTGAGTCTTGTtttaacacctaggaaggatccttatggttgctccaccaaattttgaagaaggtcaatctacgtACAGACCACCCGGGTTCAATGGGTATGGGTGGTGGAAGACAaaaatgcatgattttatcatggttGAAGATTCTAAGTTGTGGGATATCATATGTGATGGTCCTTAAATCCCAACAAAGGCAGTTGAAGACCTTCTATTGACAATGCCCAAGACTAGAAAAGAATACACTGACACAGACAGGAAAGCTATGGAGAAAAATTTTCATGCCAAAAAATTTTGGTGTGTGGAATAGGACCTGATGAATATAATATAATCTCTTCTTGTGAAACTAccaaggagatatgggaagccTTGCAAACAGCACATGAGGGAACCACTCAAGTAAAGCAATCTAAGATTGATATGTTCACTACCGAGTATGAAggacgatgaatctattcaagatatgcacacaagattcacctctatcataaatgagttacactcacttggtgaaatcattcctaggaacaagctagtgaggaaaatTCTCAGTATCCTGCCTAGTTCGTGGGAAAGAAAGATGAATGCTATTATTGAAGCAAAGGACCTGTAGGAGCTGACCATAGATAAGTTGGTTGAAAATCTGAAGACCTgcgagatgaagaggaagatagacagtgaaagaagagaaccaaaaaagaaaagaacttggtactcaaagctgaaagTAATGACTCGAGTGAGGAGgacagtgacatggcttacttaaccaaaaggtttcagaagatggtcagaagaaatggaggaaTACTGAAAAGGGGCAACTCCAGTAAACCAAAGAACTATGATCTCTGCCACAAGTGTGGAAAGCCAGGGCACTTCATCAAAGATTGTCCTCTCCTGAAGCAAGAACATTCCAAGTACAACCCTAAGAAAGCAGCCAAGAGAAACCCGGTTCCTGACAAGCACTTCAAAAGGAAGAGATCTGCTGACAATGTGGTGAAACaggctcttgcagcatggggagactcctctagtgagtctgaagatgaaacCGATACAGGTGATagctccatgatggcagttgaaagtGAGGAAAATGAATATGATTCAATATTTGCCTTGATGGCCCAATCAAATaatgatgaagacgatgacaatattgaggtaaatttcagggatgttcagagaaatctgaaatcctactctcctaagaaactcatgtctttagctaaTGCActgattgatgcctatcatagtcttgtggaggataaGGATGCCTTGACCCTAGAGCTAGGAaaagctgaacaaactagagatgatctggtggtGTATGTAGTTGATCTGAAGGAAACTATTTGTGAGTTGgagaaagaaaaatttgtttTAACCGAAACAATTGCTCACatagaacatgaaagagatgaCTTAGTGGTTGTAGTTGTTGACCATAAGGAAACCATTGAGAACTTCAGTAAAGAAAAAGAGGCCTTAGTGAAGAGAGTGACTGAGATTGAGGAAGAAAGAGATACTCTCTCGGTAATGATTGCAgacctaagggaaacaatagAGGGACTAGGAACTGAGTCTAAACTTGGAAAttctggaaaaggaaaagaggtagCCAGTAAGgcacacattaggcttgaaaacgAGTTGAAGGCTGTGAGAACTAGCTTGTATGTTGAAACTAAGAAAAACAAGCATCTCTAAAATGAACTGGAAAGAGTAAAAAAATCatcttgaaaagtccctaaagtggacctggtcctcagaagctatcactgccatgtatgttaataatggtggaaacaggcagggaatagGATTCTAAAGGGAGAAAACCCCTTACAACCCCCATAGCAAGTATGTTACTGTACTGGATAACTGGttgtgtacccactgtgggaacaatgggcatttcAAGGAAAATTTCCATGCCAGGGTCCAGTccattcagaaaaacaaagtgtttgctgaaaatGTAACTTCTAAAAAGGGACCAGGTGCCACTCACAAAAAAAATGCatattacctgcatggactaagagagatcttattcatcctcttgcctactacaagggacccaaacttatTTGGGTTCATAAAACTAACTATTGATTTCCTTGTGtagggaacagtgaaaggaagcagTCAACAATGATTTATGGATAGATGatgttcaaagcacatgactgggaacacgATGGACTTCCTTTCACTAAAAGCCccgcaaggagggagtgtatcctttgacAATGGGAAAagggggtacattcttggagttggaaaagtcgaGAAATCACTTACTCGCTCTGTTGAGAATGCGTACTATGTCAATGGTCTTAAGTATAATCTCTTGAGTCTCTCTCAgatctgtgataaaggaaacaacgtggagttcttgtccaagatatgtacAGTTACTAATCTGGTAACTAATGAAGTGGTACTTGTGGACAAGAGATACAataacatctatgttgctgattttgagtctataCAAAGTGGTGATATGAGTTGTCTGAAAGttattgatgatgatgctgaactctGGCACATAAGATTAGGGCATGCAAGCTTCTCTCTTCTGAATAAACTAATTTAGAAGGACATGGTCTGAGGTCtgcccatgtcaaagttcaaAGTATAGAAAGTGTGTGATGCTTATGCTATAGGAAAgcatgtgaagtcctcttttaagCCTAAAAAGGATGTCAGCACCTCAAAGCCACTCGATCTTTTTCATATGGATTTGTGTGGCCCCATGAGAGTGCAAAGCAGGGGAGGAAAAAGATACTtctttgtgatagtggatgactactctagattcacatggactctgtttcttataataaaagatgaaacctttgaggtatttgtggcctttgtgaagaaaatacAGGtaaagatggagtctagagtagCATGTATCagatcagatcatggaacagaatttgacaatgccaaatttgatgagttctgtAATGAAAATGGCATTATCCACAACTTCTCAGCCCTAagaactccccagcaaaatggagttgtggaaagCAAGAATAGAACTCTTGAAAAAATGGCAAGAACAATATTGATCGACAGTGggattgcaaagaacttctgggctgaagctatcaacactgcctgctacttggtgaacaggtgcatgatcagatctctCCTGAACAAAACCCCCATGATttgctgaatggaaggaaaccccagctgactcacctaagaacatttgggtgcaaatgctatggtctcaacaatggaaaggatcagcttaGTAAGattgatgccaagagtgatgaaggaatctttTTGGGGTATTCTTCTCAAAGTAAAGCTTACAAGATATACAACAAGTGGACTCAATGTGTCGAGGAAAGTATTCATGTAATCTTTGACGAGTCTTATCCCTCCTGTGAGAAAAGTACCAAGGATGATCAAGGTGGAGAACCTTTACTGGTTCCAggtgaagtcattgacatgacaaatggaaaggcagaCATGATGAGCCAAGTGAAAGAGCCAAGTGGAGACAATGCTGCCTCTTCCTCAAGGGAACCAGGTAcctcaattacaaccactgaagctgaaaaagagtggttgatgcagtgcAGGGTACTCCACAAGTACCTGAGAGAAGAACACAAGGGAACTAGTTAGATATATCCAGCTCCTCTATAAATAAACCTCAAATTCCCAACTGGAAACACAAAATCTCTCATCCTATTGACAACATAATTACCCCTCTAGATTCTAGAGTGCAGACCAGATCAAAAACCAGAAATTcgcttgccttctcagcctttctttcccaaatagaacccaaaaatatcaaggaatccttgaaagatgcagattagattacagccatgcaagatgagctACATCGGTTCAAAAGGAACAATGtatggcacctggtacctagatcctcagatcgaaccattataggaaccaggtgggtatttgggaataagcttgatgaacatggaaacaCTACAAGAAACAAGGCCAGGATAGTGGTTCAAGGTTACAATCACGAGGAAGAGATTGATTATGATGTGACATTTGCTCCGATTGTTTGCATGGAAGCTATTAAATCTTAATCGCTTTTGCTTctcacatggaattcactctgttccaaatggatgccaaaagtgcatttctgaatgtacttcttaaggaagaagtctatgtaaagcaacctccaaggtttgaatgtcatgaacaccctgaatatgtatctaaactggacaaagcattgtatgggttgaagcaggctcctcgagcttgaTATGAAAGACTGTCAAAATTCCTCTTAGAAAATGGATTcacaagagggaaaattgacaacaccttgTTCCTGAATAAacgggaaggaacctgctcattgttcaggtctatgttgatgatatcttTTTTGGGGCAACAACTAattctctgtgtgaagaattttCAAAAcgcatgggaagtgagtttgaaatgagcatgatgggggagctgaatttcttcttgggtcctcaagtgaagcagtccacaaagggtacattcatttgtcagcagaaatacatcaaggagctcttgaagaggtttgatatgGAAACATCAAAAGTAATAGACACTCTCATTGCTACGGCTACTCGACTGGATatggatgaaactggatctcctatgaatcaaacaatgtatagaggcattattgggtaTCTTCTCTATCTCACTGCCAGCAAACCCGATATTGTCTTCAGTGTGgggctatgtgcaaggtttcaatcaaacCCCAAGAAATTTCATCTGAAggttgttgcgccccctttttcccctctGCGGAGAGAGAGAAGTCCGGGTTCCGACATTCATGGGGTTAATAATTCATTTCCCTTTGGGATtttaggtatttgaagagtcgccacctaacggattatagtgcgttagggcacctagagtgattaactcttagactagtttgcattaccagagatttagggtaagggctcgaaataaccttgagggaaaggtgttaggcacccctctcggtccacaacgatGGGTCCCAGcagaacttatacttatgaattagtccttttatcaaagaaataatttaaacacattcttgcaaataaaggcatgttttgacatCCTAAGTACATGTATGGCTCAAGTaatgaaaatcagggaaaaggtttgaaCATATGTAAAGAGAAGTAAATTCATTTAAAACATATAGGAGTTGGGAAAAGAGGGATCCTAGGTTTATTAGCCTAtaagatcaccccacacaatgccctgtaaacactcctcaatgaggggccaCACGTGACATTAgtacgtagtcatcatatccttactatccaattccctccccttggtcatagcctaaagcgttctaataaccTTGACAGATGtcatatgcgtgcactacccgtcccttccttgtggccctggaggtattttaggacctctacttttggacagttctagaccatcctaatattttaaaggataaaagtctaggcatcAATCAAGAaaaattaggactgcatttaaagagaacaaattacaagctcacagtcacctccacaaatataacaagtaaatgcacgtcttcaaacaataGTCAGGTATTTAAGGGAAaaacctagaacatgatatctaggtgagcagggattatgcaatattgaattaggacaaagtgtcaaaacctatttagcttgcctactgatttagacctgttaaatctgaacagttttaaataacaaagcacagttttatagttgcagaatttaaatcgccctagaggcttgcctaaacgcataaCAGTGGCGTCCtaagagcatggtatctatattgattaggaagcagtaaaacagtgaataatttttaaacggacaacttgagatcctatagacattcTTTCTAACGGTATCATCTTAAGCCAGTATTTGAAAACTTGTTAAGAAATGGACAGATTAATTAACCAATTCAGAATGAACAAACAAtgaattaaactgatttatttaactagattgattttaagttctataggcatgatttctattagagctgattttaatccttataggcatgctatctagtTATTAAAGCTGACTcttaaacttataggcatgatatctaagaagatgaatgtaaatacatgttgtaacaaaaattgaacttcaattatttttcactctataggcatgatatctattattaaagccatttagatcctataggcatggtttctaatattgtggaagtaaagcaaacatagcaaatgcATTAACACAATcatataggcatggcatctacccGATTTACCcaacaaatatgtaactacctaccccttttcactaatcaccccaatgttgtttacaataattattacagaccagctgaattacataaacaaataaagaaaaagaagaagttaactatagggagcctgaagcaggcccaagtgaCTTCCAAGCCTCCAACAGCCTcaaaatgccaaagttccatagacaatatcatgtctaggtgtgtcagggttccctaaggacctcaagaatctcgggcagtgctcacacctagatctTTTCACAACAATAACTGATTTAAGTACactgtggaaaggccagctctgacagccagagttcaaagagatctcaaaggtctcaaggcagtacacatatcagaggggcagaacctaatatcCTAAGAATAAAGTAAGAGTGTTTGACatagttttattttgaaaatagtacagagATGACTTCAGAAGTAGAAAAGTTTTTCAAAAAACAAGAAATAACTTAGTGGTAAAAAacagtttgagaagagtaccaaGTAGCACACAATCAATTGGTCATAAGAGGCACCTAGATTCAGAAAAGAACACTTAATAAACAGATCTTCACATGGTGATAAAGGGATTGTGGCACATAAGAAACACATTAGGGTACAGGAATAGGGATAGAGGAAACATATAGTCACAAACTGCATGCAACACTTAGGATCTTAGAGACTTAGTAAGTCATGCTAGGCAAAGAAATAAACAGGAAAGAGTGCATACATTAGACAGGACAGAATTTTAAACATGCTAGGCAAAGAAGTAAGCAAGAAAAAGTGCAGAATATAAAGAATACATTGAACAGGCAGATTTTAGACATGCTGAGCAAAGAAGTAGACAGGAATTCAAGTTGAAACTCATAACTAATGAACTAGTGCAAGAATAAAACATATAGGGATTGGATTCCAAAACTTAACTAGAGACATATCGGTTGAAGAAAAGAGTGCAGGATATAAAGCAAATAaagttccaatatctagccttggctttcagccggttaGATCAGCAAGTATCACAAAAAGCAGAAGAGAAAGAGAACTTTTAAAGTGTAAGTGTGCCTTTTCTTGTGAACTAATGTCATGTCTAATGAGAGTAGAAGAAAGCacatatatagtagtttgaaagctaaggaaataaggtaagaatcaaattgTTTAGTAATTGGAGAATCTAGAAATCAATTAAAGTAAAATCAGTCcaagtcttcccttaattaagggagtcatTTCAAACGGTAAAGAACAGGTaccaaataaggaaagagttcaaAAGACCTAGGTACAGAATAAGCAATTATGGGTAGATACATAGAGttataattaaggaaataacagtaAGAATCAAGCAATAATGCAGACAAGGTAaggaaaaattaattaaggcaagcaattcaat contains:
- the LOC138885449 gene encoding uncharacterized protein, producing MNNSDREWMYARLLEDGFINPRFIIGVEEFVAFAKRHPECMDDEKLRCPCNHRKCRNKNILDEFTIMTHLGTYDFKLNYYRWYHHGESYMPHPTVLNDHQEETFGETINSQSHNAFLSMVFDVGGPSFDGNIEEEPNPSIQNLYNMLKAAEQEIWPGNPHGHSQLSVVARLLNLKAKHCFPEKLYDELCQFISELMPSDNIMPDSFYSTKKLMRGLGLPVEKIDCCKNGCMIYWREDRELVNCKFCAHPRFKRSKYQQSKEKTNISYKKMYYFPLTPRLQRLYASNVIAKHMRWHFEHETDGVMRHHSDSPAWKNFDQTHQVLHLK
- the LOC138885450 gene encoding uncharacterized mitochondrial protein AtMg00810-like, with the protein product MQDELHRFKRNNVWHLVPRSSDRTIIGTRWVFGNKLDEHGNTTRNKARIVVQGYNHEEEIDYDVTFAPIVYVDDIFFGATTNSLCEEFSKRMGSEFEMSMMGELNFFLGPQVKQSTKGTFICQQKYIKELLKRFDMETSKVIDTLIATATRLDMDETGSPMNQTMYRGIIGYLLYLTASKPDIVFSVGLCARLSCGQEKYFLNCSLFRIMSHLLGHKEAKLTGSFNN